Proteins found in one Panicum hallii strain FIL2 chromosome 4, PHallii_v3.1, whole genome shotgun sequence genomic segment:
- the LOC112889796 gene encoding UDP-galactose/UDP-glucose transporter 3-like, whose product MASARRGRGGGGVNGVVRPRPRDRGDGGGGSMAGRVAVLAFCVAGIWSAYIYQGVLQETLSTKRFGPEARRFEHLAFLNFAQNVVCFIWSFIMIKLWSSGSSSAGHAPLWKYWGVSVTNTIGPTMGIEALKYISYPAQVLAKSSKMIPVMLMGTLLYGVKYTFPEYLCTFLVAGGVSSFALLKTSSKTIKKLANPNAPLGYALCFLNLAFDGYTNSTQDLIKSRYPKTNPWDIMLGMNLWGTIYNAVIMFVAPLLFSNWPYANGFEAVKFCQENPEVAWDIFLFCLCGAVGQNFIFLTISRFGSLTNTTITTTRKFMSIVVSSVISGNPLSPKQWGSVVMVFSGLSIQIYLKWKKKKGREHKE is encoded by the exons ATGGCATCCGCGCgccggggccgcggcggcggcggcgtcaacGGCGTCGTCCGCCCCCGACCCCGCGaccgcggcgacggcggcggcgggagcatGGCGGGGCGCGTGGCCGTCCTCGCCTTCTGCGTCGCCGGGATCTGGTCCGCCTACATCTACCAGGGCGTCCTCCAGGAAACTCT GTCGACGAAGCGGTTCGGGCCGGAGGCGCGGCGGTTCGAGCACCTCGCGTTCCTCAATTTCGCGCAGAACGTCGTCTGCTTCATCTGGTCCTTCATAA TGATCAAGCTGTGGTCGAGTGGGAGTAGCTCTGCCGGCCATGCACCGCTCTGGAAGTACTGGGGCGTCAGCGTCACCAACACCATTGGGCCGACCATGGGGATCGAGGCGCTCAAGTACATCAGCTACCCAGCTCAG GTGTTGGCCAAATCCTCTAAGATGATTCCAG TAATGTTGATGGGGACTCTACTCTATGGTGTGAAGTACACATTTCCGGAGTATCTTTGCACCTTTCTTGTAGCTGGTGGTGTATCATCCTTCGCGTTGTTGAAG ACAAGCTCCAAGACAATTAAGAAGCTTGCCAACCCTAATGCACCCCTTGGCTATGCATTGTGCTTCCTCAACTTAGCTTTTGATGGGTACACTAACTCAACCCAGGATTTAATAAAATCAAG ATACCCAAAAACTAATCCGTGGGATATAATGCTCGGCATGAACCTCTGGGGGACCATATACAATGCTGTAATTATGTTTGTCGCGCCATTGCTGTTCAGTAATTGGCCATATGCCAATGGTTTCGAGGCAGTGAAATTTTGCCAGGAGAACCCAGAGGTGGCCTGGGACATTTTCTTGTTCTGCCTATGTGGTGCTGTGGGGCAGAATTTCATCTTCCTAACCATCAGCCGGTTTGGCTCTCTTACTAACACAACAATCACTACCACCCGCAAATTCATGAGCATCGTGGTTTCATCTGTCATCAGCGGCAACCCATTATCTCCGAAGCAATGGGGTAGTGTCGTGATGGTCTTCTCTGGCCTCTCTATCCAAATATATCTCAAATGGAAGAAAAAGAAGGGCAGAGAGCACAAGGAGTAA
- the LOC112890008 gene encoding cyanidin 3-O-rutinoside 5-O-glucosyltransferase-like: METPPPPPPPPQQHFLFVTSPMQGHINPARRLAARVMAANPDARVTFSTAVSGHRRMFPSLARPDDEAVDAAGVLHVPFSDGFDDGFSSATHGAGTYRARASAAGCETLSAVVSRLAARGWPVTRVVYTFLVPWVPDIARAHGVPAALFWIQPAAVFAVYYHYFHGHDAALAACANGADPGAAACLPGLPPLKPDALPSAVSITSPEHRHYLLLDLLRDLFLSLDEHKPMVLVNTFDALEPDALRAMPQFEVAAVGPVLPDDASFPSSADLLHRQDAKVPCMEWLDTKPARSVVYVSFGSVLSMSKRQEEEMRRGLEATGRPYLWVARTAADGGASPDPDPDSSSAGAGGLRGLVVEWCDQVRVLSHPAVGCFVTHCGWNSALESVTRGVPMVAVPQWTDQPTVAWLVEARMGAGARARVDGEGLVERGELRWCVEAVMGGGEAIRARCDRWRELAREAVATGGTSERNLRAFASAAAVVMSPPATSRHRDCCDNCASQHVI, from the coding sequence ATGGAGACCccacctccccctcctcctcctccgcagcAGCACTTCCTGTTCGTGACCAGCCCGATGCAGGGCCACATCAACCCGGCGCGCCGCCTGGCCGCCCGCGTCATGGCGGCCAATCCGGACGCGCGCGTCACCTTCTCCACCGCCGTCTCCGGGCACCGCCGCATGTTCCCCTCCCTGGCGCGCCCCGACGACGAGGCCGTGGACGCCGCGGGCGTGCTGCACGTCCCCTTCTCCGACGGCTTCGACGACGGGTTCAGCTCCGCGACGCACGGGGCGGGCACCTACAGGGCTCGCGCCAGCGCGGCCGGGTGCGAGACGCTGTCCGCCGTCGTgtcgcgcctcgccgcgcgggGGTGGCCCGTGACGCGCGTGGTGTACACGTTCCTCGTGCCGTGGGTGCCCGACATCGCGCGCGCGCACGGCGTCCCCGCGGCGCTCTTCTGGATCCAGCCGGCCGCCGTGTTCGCCGTCTACTACCACTACTTCCACGGCCACGACGCGGCCCTCGCCGCGTGCGCGAACGGCGCggaccccggcgccgccgcctgcctgcCGGGGCTGCCGCCGCTCAAGCCCGACGCGCTCCCGTCGGCCGTGTCCATCACCTCGCCGGAGCACAGGCACTACCTGTTGCTCGACCTGTTGCGCGATCTCTTCCTGTCCCTCGACGAGCACAAGCCCATGGTGCTCGTCAACACGTTCGACGCCCTGGAGCCCGACGCGCTCCGGGCGATGCCTCAGTTCGAGGTCGCCGCCGTcggtcccgtgctccctgacgATGCGTCCTTCCCGTCAAGCGCGGACCTGTTGCATCGCCAGGACGCGAAGGTCCCGTGCATGGAGTGGCTGGACACGAAGCCGGCGCGGTCCGTGGTGTACGTGTCGTTCGGTAGCGTCCTCTCGATGAGCAAGCGGCAGGAGGAGGAGATGCGGCGGGGCCTGGAGGCCACCGGCCGGCCGTACCTGTGGGTGGCGCGCACGGCCGCCGACGGTGGCGCGAGCCCGGACCCGGACCCAGACAGCAgcagcgccggcgccggcggcttgCGGGGGCTGGTGGTGGAGTGGTGCGACCAGGTGCGCGTGCTGTCGCACCCGGCGGTGGGCTGCTTCGTGACGCACTGCGGGTGGAACTCGGCGCTGGAGAGCGTGACCCGCGGCGTGCCGATGGTGGCCGTGCCGCAGTGGACGGACCAGCCCACGGTGGCGTGGCTGGTGGAGGCGCGCATGGGCGccggggcgcgcgcgcgcgtggacgGCGAGGGCTTGGTCGAGCGAGGCGAGCTGCGGTGGTGCGTGGAGGCGGTcatgggcggcggcgaggccatCCGGGCGCGGTGTGATCGGTGGAGGGAGCTGGCGCGCGAGGCCGTGGCCACCGGCGGGACATCGGAGAGGAATCTGCGTGCGTTCGCGTCGGCTGCGGCTGTGGTGATGAGCCCGCCGGCGACGTCGCGGCATCGTGATTGCTGTGACAATTGTGCATCTCAGCATGTCATCTGA
- the LOC112889795 gene encoding anthocyanin 5-aromatic acyltransferase-like: MSSQVRVLNISHVRPVETDGVSPPHQGGHKLSFMDLLQISKTIQRLFFFDGPDLPPFPLVVSALRSSLAATLGAFLPLAGELAFRPGSGDVVIDFSPAAVSRSPGVKFVEAEFAGGADAMRRLARDDEHDAEAFARLVPELEARRLPAPVLAVQVTRPAGGGGAVAVGVSIGHAVADGHAVWQFLSAWSTASREGPGSLAAPGFVRPTFDRAGIRHPKSAELVRTVLSRVAPALPLLRSASSKPEIMQQSRRTFLLRADEIRSLKQHILEQSGAGSRGEPPKPPSTYVAVSSLAWASITRATPAMLDANDAHLMVSADCRSRLRPPLGDGFFGTCVKACYARAGAGDLLGGAGVARAAAAIQRAIRAYLEEPEGGPLSDAEGWVAAYGAVPKERLVTVGSSNRFAAYETDFGWGAPSRVELVSLFAARMVTLLGARDGGVQVSVALDGATMDAFAANFAVPAVRTAAAGAVSVAR, encoded by the exons ATGAGCTCTCAGGTGCGCGTTCTCAACATCAGCCATGTCCGTCCCGTCGAAACGGACGGCGTGTCGCCGCCGCACCAAGGCGGGCACAAGCTGTCCTTCATGGACCTGCTGCAGATCTCCAAGACAATCCAGCGCCTGTTCTTCTTCGACGGCCCCGACCTCCCGCCGTTCCCGTTGGTCGTGAGCGCGCTGCGGTCCTCCCTCGCCGCCACGCTCGGGGCCTtcctccccctcgccggcgaGTTGGCCTTCCGCCCCGGCTCCGGCGACGTCGTCATCGActtctcccccgccgccgtctcccGCTCCCCGGGCGTCAAGTTCGTCGAGGCCGAGTtcgccggcggcgccgacgcCATGCGCCGCCTGGCCAGGGACGACGAGCACGACGCGGAGGCGTTCGCGCGGCTCGTCCCGGAGCTCGAGGCCCGGAGGCTGCCCGCCCCGGTCCTCGCCGTGCAGGTCACGAGgcccgcgggcgggggcggcgccgtGGCGGTCGGGGTGTCGATCGGGCACGCGGTGGCGGACGGCCACGCGGTGTGGCAGTTCCTGAGCGCGTGGTCGACGGCGTCGCGGGAGGGCCCCGGGTCCCTCGCCGCGCCGGGCTTCGTGCGGCCGACATTTGACCGGGCGGGCATCCGGCACCCCAAGTCTGCCGAGCTGGTCCGCACCGTACTGAGCAGggtcgcgccggcgctgcccCTG CTCAGGTCAGCGTCGTCCAAGCCGGAGATCATGCAGCAGAGCAGGAGGACCTTCCTGCTCCGCGCCGACGAGATCCGGTCCCTGAAGCAGCACATCCTCGAACAGAGCGGAGCAGGCAGCCGCGGCGAGCCGCCCAAACCGCCGAGCACCTACGTCGCCGTCTCGTCCCTGGCGTGGGCGTCCATCACCCGGGCGACGCCGGCCATGCTCGACGCCAACGACGCCCACCTCATGGTCAGCGCGGACTGCCGCAgccgcctgcgcccgccgcTCGGCGACGGCTTCTTCGGGACCTGCGTCAAGGCGTGCTacgcgcgggccggcgcgggCGACCTGCTCGGCGGGGCCGGcgtcgcgcgcgccgccgcggccatcCAGCGCGCGATCCGCGCGTACCTGGAGGAGCCCGAGGGCGGCCCGCTGTCGGACGCCGAGGGGTGGGTGGCGGCGTACGGCGCCGTCCCGAAGGAGAGGCTCGTGACGGTGGGGTCGTCGAACCGGTTCGCGGCGTACGAGACGGACTTCGGGTGGGGCGCGCCGAGCCGCGTCGAGCTGGTGTCCCTGTTCGCGGCGCGGATGGTGACGCTCCTCGGCGCGAGGGACGGCGGCGTGCAGGTCTCCGTGGCGCTCGACGGGGCGACGATGGATGCCTTCGCGGCCAACTTCGCCGTCCCGGCGGTTCGCACGGCGGCTGCTGGAGCAGTGTCCGTAGCACGATAG